From one Gemmatimonadales bacterium genomic stretch:
- a CDS encoding M1 family metallopeptidase, with the protein MAFVIRRLHLTPLVAGASFLAACAPSTPSATPTPVATPPTVVQERPVPYPMEESPWFRRAVTNETRTRTGVPGAKYWQQWSKYDLAATYDPATGRVTGTGTIRYYNRSPRQLTTVYVHLRDNLFGDSAVRNETVPITGGVTVSRVAVRGADVPEATDKARGYKINSTVMSVPVLPALAAGDSVDLAFSWSLTVPPDGAPRGGRTDDLAYISYWYPQMAVYDDVVGWQTDPYMGNAEFYMGYGSYDVSLTVPAGYLIGATGTLTNAADVLTPQTRQRLALARTADTVVHVVAEGDRGPGKATQGGKMLTWRFHADTVRDFAWGVSDKFVWDATRAVVGDRDGNGTADTAAIHTFWLPGNATSKWSQDARYARHSIEFLSSYLWPYPWPQMTAMQGPESCGGMEYPMITCIGGFQSDTFALYGVTVHELAHMWFPMQVGSDEKRHAWQDEGLTEFNGLQGEADFFAGRDAEARDKNVYTQVARMGIEEPMMRHGDRYDTNIGYGVASYMKPSNILMMLRGMLGPELFQQAYRTYGSRWKYRHPTPWDFFYTFEDVSGQDLGWFWRTWFWETWTVDQSVGSVTPGPNGTTIVIVDKGLAPMPGEVKVTRSDSTAVMEKIPVKYWLDGHASYSFTVTGAPVVKVEVDPEQKLSDVDRKNNSWSP; encoded by the coding sequence ATGGCGTTCGTGATTCGCCGCCTGCATCTGACCCCGCTCGTCGCCGGGGCATCCTTCCTGGCCGCCTGCGCGCCGAGCACCCCTTCCGCCACCCCGACCCCCGTGGCCACGCCGCCGACCGTCGTGCAGGAACGCCCGGTGCCGTACCCGATGGAGGAGTCGCCCTGGTTCCGGCGTGCGGTCACCAACGAGACGCGGACCCGCACCGGCGTCCCCGGGGCCAAGTACTGGCAGCAGTGGTCCAAGTACGACCTGGCCGCCACCTATGATCCCGCCACCGGCCGCGTCACCGGCACCGGCACCATCCGCTACTACAACCGCTCGCCCCGGCAGCTCACCACGGTGTATGTCCACCTGCGTGACAATCTCTTCGGCGACAGCGCCGTGCGGAACGAGACGGTCCCGATCACCGGCGGTGTCACCGTGTCCCGGGTGGCGGTGCGCGGCGCCGACGTGCCCGAAGCGACCGACAAGGCCCGTGGCTACAAGATCAACAGCACCGTGATGTCGGTGCCGGTGCTGCCCGCGCTCGCCGCCGGCGACAGCGTCGACCTGGCGTTCAGCTGGAGCCTGACCGTGCCACCCGACGGCGCGCCCCGCGGCGGCCGCACTGACGACCTCGCCTACATCAGCTACTGGTACCCGCAGATGGCGGTGTACGACGACGTGGTCGGCTGGCAGACCGACCCGTACATGGGGAACGCCGAGTTCTACATGGGATACGGCAGTTACGATGTGTCGCTGACGGTGCCGGCCGGTTACCTCATTGGCGCCACCGGCACGCTCACCAACGCGGCCGATGTCCTCACGCCGCAGACACGGCAGCGACTGGCGCTCGCCCGCACCGCGGACACCGTGGTGCACGTGGTGGCCGAGGGGGATCGCGGCCCGGGCAAGGCCACCCAGGGCGGCAAGATGCTGACCTGGCGGTTCCACGCCGACACCGTCCGCGATTTTGCCTGGGGCGTGTCCGACAAGTTCGTCTGGGATGCGACGCGCGCGGTGGTGGGCGACCGCGACGGGAACGGCACCGCCGACACCGCCGCCATCCACACCTTCTGGCTCCCGGGCAACGCCACCTCCAAGTGGTCCCAGGACGCGCGGTACGCCCGGCACTCGATCGAGTTCCTCTCCAGCTATCTCTGGCCCTATCCCTGGCCGCAGATGACCGCCATGCAGGGCCCCGAGTCGTGCGGCGGCATGGAGTACCCGATGATCACCTGCATCGGCGGTTTCCAGTCCGACACCTTCGCGCTCTATGGCGTCACGGTGCACGAGCTGGCCCACATGTGGTTCCCGATGCAGGTCGGATCCGACGAGAAGCGCCACGCCTGGCAGGACGAGGGCCTGACCGAGTTCAACGGCCTGCAGGGCGAGGCGGACTTCTTCGCCGGCCGCGACGCCGAGGCGCGGGACAAGAATGTGTACACGCAGGTGGCGCGCATGGGGATCGAGGAGCCGATGATGCGCCACGGCGACCGCTACGACACGAACATCGGCTATGGCGTCGCGAGCTACATGAAGCCCTCCAACATCCTGATGATGCTCCGCGGCATGCTGGGGCCGGAGCTGTTCCAGCAGGCGTACCGGACCTACGGCAGCCGGTGGAAGTACCGGCACCCGACGCCCTGGGACTTCTTCTACACCTTCGAGGATGTGAGCGGCCAGGATCTCGGCTGGTTCTGGCGCACCTGGTTCTGGGAGACGTGGACCGTGGACCAGTCGGTGGGCAGCGTGACCCCGGGCCCGAACGGCACCACCATCGTCATCGTGGACAAGGGGCTCGCCCCGATGCCGGGCGAGGTGAAGGTGACGCGGAGCGACAGCACCGCCGTGATGGAAAAGATTCCGGTCAAGTATTGGCTCGACGGTCACGCCAGCTACAGCTTCACGGTCACCGGAGCGCCGGTCGTCAAGGTCGAGGTGGATCCGGAGCAGAAGCTCTCCGACGTCGACCGGAAGAACAACAGCTGGAGTCCATGA